CAATTGATCCGCATTGAGCAGCCGGATCCCATAGGTTCCGGCACCCTGAATCCGGTTATCCGTGATCCAGACCGGCTGTCCACCGAGCGCCTGGCCAAGGATGGCCTCGACGCTCGTGGACACGAACCGGTTGCCGCTGAGACGCAACGGCGTGCCGGGCATCGCACCGCTGAAGTCGACGCTGATGCCATGCGTGCCGCCGCTGAAGGAGGTGGTGGTAACCGAAATCGCCGTCGTCGCGGCAGTGATGCCGTCGGAGCCGGTCGGTCCGATGCTGCTCCCGGAGACGACAAGCCCGAAGACCGACGAACCGAATGTCGATGACGCTGCGCTCGTGATCTGGATGCCGGTGGTGGCGTACCGAACCGCGGCGTTGACCAGCGACCCGTTGGCGCCACTGCCGCTCAGAACGATGCCCGCCCAATCGCCAGGATGGGCCACGCCCGTGCAGCCGCTGACGACGGCCGAGTGACACGCCAGGACACCCACGCTGTCATCCGTCAGGCTGGTGAAGACCTTCTGGCTGCTGATCCCCGTATCGTCGGCCTTGAGGTTGACACCCTGCAGGTTGAGAAGACCGCCGTTGCCGACTTTCACGACATCGCCAGCATTGACCGTCAGGGTGTGCGGCGATTGCATCGTCAGCGTGTTGTCGAGGATGTAGCCGAGGAGGCTGGTCGGGTCACTGCTCGCATGGGCCGTCTGCCAGGTGAGGTCGTCGGTGACGGTGCCGTGGAAGGCGATCGCGTCCACACCGTTCAGGGCGCCCCGGTTGCCACTGATGTTCGCGAACAACCCGGAAAATCCGTTCAAGTAGATCGCCGGGAAGGTGGCTGCAGAATTGGTGACGGTGTTGTTCATCAGCGTGAGATGGTCGGCGTTGGTCAAGTTGATCCCGAAGGCACCCGAGCGATCGACGCTGGCATCCTGCAGCTGGACCGTGTGCCCACTGAGCGCAATGGCCAGGATGCCGTCCAGTCCGCTGCCGGCGACCACGGCGTGACCGCTGATGGTCAGGGGTTGGAACGCGCTCGGAGTGACGCCCGTCAAATCGACCTTGATGCCGCGCCCGCCGTTGCTGGTAAATGCGCCACCGTTGATCGAGACCGGAGAATGCGTACTCAGTCCATCAAACGACGTGTTTCTGATGTTGGTGCGGGTCATGGTCAGGTTCTGGAAGGTACGAGACCCGCTCGGGGCGCCCACCGAGATCCCCGTCACGGCATAACGGATTTCCGAGTCGGTCAACTGGTTCGCCCTGCCAGCGTCGAGCACCAGTCCGCCCCAGTCGCCCGGGGTCGGTGCCGGACAGACCCCGGATGCTTTCTGGACAAAGACCGAGCCACAGCTCGGAAGAACCGTCTGCTCCTTGAGGCTGGTCAGGGCGGCCCCGGTGGAGACCAGGGCGCCGCCTTGCAGCGTGATCGTGCCGCCCAGCACGGGGGCATAGTCACCGTTGACGAGCGTGAGATTGCCCGCGATGAGCAGGTTGCCATCGACGATGAAGCCCAGCTTGCCGCTGGTCCCGACGCTTTGCCAGCTGAGCGTCTTGGCATCGCCGTGGAAGGCGATCACGTTGAGGCCGTTGCCGGAGCCGGTATTGGCACTGATCGGACCGCTGAAGTCGGCATGGCTGACCCCGTCCAGCCAGATAGCGGGGTATAGCACATTTCCGGTGCCGCTCCCAACTACGTCGTTGCGCCGGAGGATCAGGTTGTCGGCTCCTTGCAGATAGATGCCGGCGCTGCCGCCGGACCCGGTCGCGCCCGCGTTTTGGATCGCATTGTTTTCGATATCGACCGGCTGGCGGGCGAGACCGAGCGCGCGGATCGCTTCGTTGACGCTGCCCTGGAACGTATTCTTGTCCGCCGGGTTCGGGCCGCCGATCTTCAGCCCAGTGGTCGACCCGGCATTGCTGAAGTCCGCGAGAATCCCATGGTTGCCGCTGCTGGGCCCGCTGCAAACGCCGACCGGGCAACCAAAGGTCGTCCCGCTCACCGCGAGGGCCGTGCCCTGGGCGAGCACGCCGTCGGCGAAGGTCGGGCCGATGGCGCTGCTCGTAACGGTCAGCGAGCTGCCATACAGAATGTGAACGCCGGTGGTCGCGTAGAGAATTGCGGCGTTGGTGATGGTGCCTGTGGTCGCGCTTCGGATCGTGGCATCCGTAGCCGAGCCAGTCAGGTTGATCCCGCCCCATTCTCCAGCTGGGAGCGGCGAGGGACACGACTGCACGAAGACAGAGGGACAGCTCGTGATGTTAACGTTGTCGCGGAGGCTGGTAAAGATCTTGGTGCCCGAGTTGGTGGTGTCACCGGCATCGAGCGCCGCCCCCGTTAAGTTGATCGCGCCCTTCGACTTCACCACGCTGCCACCCGGAACGACGAAGGTTCCGCTCGTGAGGTTCAGATCGCCGTCGAGGAGGTAGCCAAGTTGGTGTATCTCGCTCGTGGGGTCGTTCGTCGCGTTTTTCCAGGTCAGCTTTGGCTGGCTGAGGCCTGACGGGAAAACGATCGAGCCGTTGACCACGATGGCGTCCAGGCCGTCCTCGTGGCCGACATTGTTGGTGACGCTGTTCTCGAGGTCGACCGTCGCCTTGTTGAGGTAGACGGCGGAGTACTTGAGGCCGGTTCCAACGCAGGTTTCCTTTGGCTTCGGTGAACCGGTGCCGTTGCAGTCGAAGTTGTTGTTGATGATGACTGGTCGAAGGGCATTGTTCAGCTCGACGCCGAATGAGCCAGCCCGGTAGAAGCGGCTTTGATGGATCAACACCGGTGGTGGTGGCGGCGGCGGCGGATTCGGGCCCGGAAAGGTGGCGACGACGGCGTCATTGCCGATCGAGCCAGCCGAACACGGGACCTGGAGTGGCAAGCAGCCCGTCTCGGCAAACGGGACCGAACTGCCGAAGGTGACACTGTCGATCTCGAGCGCATTCGCGTTCGTTGCCAGCGGTAGCGCGGAGGTATCCCAGGTGAGCTTGATGCCCTGGGAGCCGATGTTGTTGACGGTCCCAAATTTGCCGTCGGCTCGTCCGGTCCCTGGATCCGCATGACCCCTGATCAGGACCGGCGTGTCGATGGTGTCGATCCCGTCAAAGTAGGACGGCCCGATCCCGCTGTTGACCAGCGCGAGCCCGAAGGGAAGCTGTGAGCTCGGGTTGGTCGGATCGGGAGTGGAGGTCGCGCCGCTGGTGATCGTGATCGAGTTGAGCGCGTGTTGAATGCTGGCGTAGGCCAACGAGGCGTTGCCCCGGTGGCTGGAGTCGCTGGCATTGACCGTGATGCCGATCCACGAGGCGACATCGGGTTCGGCGTCGAAGAGCACCGAGTTGGTCTCGCTGGCGCCCAGTACGAGCAGATGACCCCCGTCAACCTTGATGGCCGCGCCGTGCGAAAAGATTTGCACCGGGCCCTGGCTCGCATCGATCTTGAGCGTCACGTCGTGCGGCACCACGATCGCATCGCACGGCTGAACGGTTGGATCCGTGTTGTTCGTGGTGCTGACCGGCAAGTTGTAGGGGCTACCCGTGCCATAGGGGCTCTTGATCGCGGTCCAGGTGGCGGTGGTCGGGTCAGAAGCATCGGTGGCGATAGGTCCGCAGGGGACGGTGGTGGGCAAGACGTTGGTCGCCAGCGCGTGGCCATTCGGCTGAACACGATCGACACCGCCGGCCGTGAGCAGCACGGCGAGGATGCCCACGCCCAGCCCGAATTTCCAGCTGGTGCGCAGTAGAAAACCGGTTGGCGAGGCCGGTGGCTTGAGCCGGCGCACTACGTCTAGCCTCACACCCTCCCTCGGCACGGAGTCATTCCGCCCGTAGGCGGTCCCTCGGTTTCAGCGGCGAGTTTTGACGTTAGGGGACCAGTTTTGGACCGTCAAGCATATTGCGCGAAACTCCGAGCATCCTGCCCGTTCGGGCGCAGCGGTTTGCCCCAAACGTCAGGCGGCGACGTCGTCCGGCTTGCGGGCCAGCGATTTGAGCCCCGCGGCGAGCAGATCCTGAGCCGTCAGGGCGTCGCCGTGGTACTCGGCGGTACCCCATCGAATCGACACCCGGTCCGACTGCAGCGCCGCTTCGATGCGCTGGGCGAGGACGTCGGCCTGGGCGGAATAGAAGCCAGGGGCAAGGATGGCGAAGTTGTCACCGATCCAGCGGGACGCCACGTCGTCGCTGCGGATCGACGCTCGAATCGCCTTCGCGATCCGCTTGAGCACCGCGTCGCCGGCGCGGTGACCATAGGCGTCGTTCACGTCGCGGAGCTTCTCGACATCGAGCATCAGCAGGGTTCCCCACGACTGCGGGCGCAGCATCATCTTGTTGACCGCCTCCTCGAAGGCCGCGCGGTTCATCAGCCCGGTCAGCGCATCGATCGTCGCCGCCGAGGCGAGCCGATCGATCAGCCGCGCGTTCGCCATCGCCACCGCCGCCTGGTTGGCGAGGATCGTCAGCAAACGGAGCTGGTCCAACGAGTATTGATTCAACCCCAGCTTGATCACGACGATGACCGCCAGGATCTCGTCCTCGAAGACAACCGGCACCGCCAGCATCGATTCATCGATCATCTCGGTGCCGGGTACGTGCAGCGCTTTCGGATGATGCTCGGTATCGCCCAGGACGACGCCTCGTCGCGACTCCGCGACCCAGCCGGCGATGCCCTGCCCCACTTCGACCGCCGCATTTTCCATCGTGACGGCGCGATATTCTTCGCGGTCTTTGCCTTTCAGGTAGACGACCTCCAGTCGGGTTCGGTCGTCGTTCATCAACAGCACGCGGCACTGATCCTGCGGAACAAGCGACGCGATCGTCGCACCGATGCGATTGCAGATATCCTCGATGCTGGTAGCCCGCGCCAGTTGTTGCCCGAGGGCTTCCACCGTCTGCATGTGCTGGGCCCAACCGCGGGGACCTGACACCGACGCGTCCGGGATCGGCTGGCCCGACGCCTGGGCGGCGGCGGTGATATGCGGGGGTTCGTGCTCGATGACCTCGAGCATCACGTCGACGACTCGCGGGTCGAACTGGCGCCCGGTCTCTTTCTGGAACTCGGCGACGATCTCCGCCATGGGAAGCGCCTTGCGGTAGGCACGATCGGAGGCCATCGCGTGGAACGCGTCGCAGGCGTGGATGATGCGCGCCTCGATCGGAATCTCTTCCCCCTTGAGACCGTCAGGGTATCCGCTCCCGTTCCATCGCTCATGCTCCGCCCGAACGATCGGACCGAGTGGGGCAAGGAACGGCACGGAGGCGAGGATGCGCTCGCCGATCACCGGATGCTCGCGCATGATCGCAAATTCTTCGGGGGTCAGCGCCCCGGGCTTCTGGAGGATGTAGCCGGGGATACCGATCTTGCCGATGTCGTGAAGCAGCGCTCCGTATTCCAGCAGGCGCAGCTGATCGGGCGGCAAATGAAGGCGCTTTCCCACGCTGACCGCGAGCTCGGCGGTTTCCCGCGAGTGCGCCTCCGTGTACCGGTCTTTTGCGTCCAATGCGGCTGCCAGCGCTCCGATCGTCGCCACGTAACTCTCTTCCTGCTGCCGGCGCCGGGTCTCGTACTCGTTGAGCAGCGACTGCCGGACGCGGGCCGAGATGTAGGCGCACAGCATCGTCGCCACCGCCAGCACCACCAGGGTTCGGCCGTAGTAACTGTCCCAACCGTTGATGAAGAGCGGCAGGGTCGCCGTCGCCGCCGTCAACAGCGCGATCGCAGCTCCCGTCCGGAATCCGTACGCCGCCGCCATGAACACGGCCGGCGCGATGAAGATCGGCAGGATGTGTGAGTGAATACCGCCGGTGGCCATCAGCATGAAGCCGAGCAGTACCAGGCCGGGCATGACGATGACCACCAGGAATCGCTCCACCGGCAGACGGTGCCAGGGGAAGAACCAGCTGACCGCAGCCCCCACATAAGAGAGGATGCCGATGATCCAGATGCCGGTGAAGTCGAATTGCGGCCCTCCGATAAAGCTGCTGCCGACGTTGACCGTCGCCGACGTCACAAAGGCAATCGCGGCGATGCGAAACATGGCCTTGTGGAAGTCGGCCGGAATTCGCTCGTTTTCTGCCATAACCGCGCCCAATACAACGTGTATTCCGGCGCCTTCCAGCGACCCCGGGCTCCTACCCGGCTCTCCCCCAGAGCGTGAGGGAGCATTGCCTAGGCGCCAGCGCCCAGCCAGAATGCCGGTATGGCCAATTCCCGGCCGCCGAACGGAGCCGTCGCGGAACCGCCGCTGCGGGTCGAGAGCCGGGAAGAGCTGGTCTACCTGCTGGGGGAAGGTTGCGAACTTGAGCACGGGCTGCTCTGCGAGTACCTGTATGCCCAGTTTTCGCTGAAGCGGAGTGTCGAGGAAGGCCTCACGGCGGAGCAGCTGGCCCGGATCCAGGCCTGGGAGCTCACCCTCATCGACGTGATCAAGCAGGAGATGCTCCACCTGGCGTTGGCGACGAACATCTTCAGCGCGGTCGGGGCGGCACCCCATTTCGAGCGACCCAATTTCCCGATCCTCTCGCGCTGGTACCCACCGGATGTCCAGATCGCCCTCGTCCCCTTTGGGGAGCGCGCCCTTCGCCACTTCATGTTCCTCGAGCGGCCGGAGGGCATGCCACTCAAGGATGCGGCAGGCTTTGGCTCATTCGGGATGATGCAGCCGCTGACGGTGGACGATCCGCAGATCACCGCCGGTCCCGAGGAGTGGCACACGGTTGGCCATCTCTACCGGGGGATCGAGAGGGGACTCGCCCACCTGGTCGAGCGCTTCGGCGAGGCTGCCGTCTTCATCGGGCCCGCCAAGGCGCAGGCGACGACCCAGGTCTTCGAGTGGTCGGACTTGACGGCCGTCACCGACCTCGCGTCGGCGAGCGCCGCGATCGAGGTCATCGTCGAACAGGGCGAAGGCGCCCGGGGCGATTGGGTGAGGTCGCATTTCGGCAAGTTCGTCGGCATCCTCGAGGACTTTCTCTCGCTCCGAGCCCTTGATCCCACCTTCGAGCCGGCCCGACCGGTCTTGCCGGTCTATCTGCGGCAACCCCCCGACGTCGACCGGGTGACGCTCGTCCGAGATCCGCTGACACGACGGGTGGCCGACCTGTTCAACGCCGTCTACGAGGTGACCCTCCAGGTCCAGAGCCGGTATTTCGTGCATCATGGCGAGACGCCCGAGGAGCTCGAGACGCTGGCCAAGACGGCGAAGCACCTGATGAACTGGGTGATGCGCAATTTGGGTCCGGTGCTGACGGCGCTGCCGGTCGGCCCCGAATTTCCCGGCCGAACGGCGGGCCCCGCCTTCGAGATCGTTCGCCCGGCGTTCTTCGTCCTCCCACACCGGGAGGCGGCCTGGAAGATCCTGCACGAGCGCCTCGAGACGCTGGCCGGTGTTTGCGCGAGCCTGGGGCGCGAAACGAGCCCCGACGTCATGACGAAGATGGAAGGCAAATTGCGCGGCATGGCCGGCGACCTGGATCAGCATCTCAAGGCCCGGGCGCACTCGACGGAGTCGGCGCCGAGTAGCTAGCCCGCTACTGCCCGATCGCCCCGTCGGTTAGTTCGCGCAGGATGTCCGCGTGACCGGCATGGCGGGCGGTCTCTTCGATCATGTGCACCATGATCCACCGCAGGGTCCGGTCACCCCTTTTCTGGTCCTTCGCGAGATCGTCGAGCGATGCGGCGGCGACGATCTCACGCGATCGAGCGCACTCTTGCTCGTAGAGAGCGCGGATACCCTCGATCGTGTCGGTCGCCGTGACGCGAAAATCGATGTCCTCGTCAGGCTCGTCCTCGGGCCAGGGGAAGATCACCGGGTCGCCCGCAAAGTTCATTTGAAACCACCAGCGCTCGACATACGCCAGGTGCTTCACGATCCCCAGTAGCGTGGTGGGCGAAGGCACGAGGCGCGCCGACGCCTGCTCCTTCGACAGACCGTCGAGCTTCCAGACCATCGTTTCGCGATAGCGGTCGAGGAAGGCGCTGAGCATGTTCTTCTCATCGCCCACGAGTGGCACGTCGAGCCGGCGATGGGGGACGACGTGGGCGGGTATCACCC
This DNA window, taken from Candidatus Dormiibacterota bacterium, encodes the following:
- a CDS encoding DinB family protein; translation: MIPAHVVPHRRLDVPLVGDEKNMLSAFLDRYRETMVWKLDGLSKEQASARLVPSPTTLLGIVKHLAYVERWWFQMNFAGDPVIFPWPEDEPDEDIDFRVTATDTIEGIRALYEQECARSREIVAAASLDDLAKDQKRGDRTLRWIMVHMIEETARHAGHADILRELTDGAIGQ
- a CDS encoding ferritin-like domain-containing protein, encoding MANSRPPNGAVAEPPLRVESREELVYLLGEGCELEHGLLCEYLYAQFSLKRSVEEGLTAEQLARIQAWELTLIDVIKQEMLHLALATNIFSAVGAAPHFERPNFPILSRWYPPDVQIALVPFGERALRHFMFLERPEGMPLKDAAGFGSFGMMQPLTVDDPQITAGPEEWHTVGHLYRGIERGLAHLVERFGEAAVFIGPAKAQATTQVFEWSDLTAVTDLASASAAIEVIVEQGEGARGDWVRSHFGKFVGILEDFLSLRALDPTFEPARPVLPVYLRQPPDVDRVTLVRDPLTRRVADLFNAVYEVTLQVQSRYFVHHGETPEELETLAKTAKHLMNWVMRNLGPVLTALPVGPEFPGRTAGPAFEIVRPAFFVLPHREAAWKILHERLETLAGVCASLGRETSPDVMTKMEGKLRGMAGDLDQHLKARAHSTESAPSS
- a CDS encoding NosD domain-containing protein, with the translated sequence MRRLKPPASPTGFLLRTSWKFGLGVGILAVLLTAGGVDRVQPNGHALATNVLPTTVPCGPIATDASDPTTATWTAIKSPYGTGSPYNLPVSTTNNTDPTVQPCDAIVVPHDVTLKIDASQGPVQIFSHGAAIKVDGGHLLVLGASETNSVLFDAEPDVASWIGITVNASDSSHRGNASLAYASIQHALNSITITSGATSTPDPTNPSSQLPFGLALVNSGIGPSYFDGIDTIDTPVLIRGHADPGTGRADGKFGTVNNIGSQGIKLTWDTSALPLATNANALEIDSVTFGSSVPFAETGCLPLQVPCSAGSIGNDAVVATFPGPNPPPPPPPPVLIHQSRFYRAGSFGVELNNALRPVIINNNFDCNGTGSPKPKETCVGTGLKYSAVYLNKATVDLENSVTNNVGHEDGLDAIVVNGSIVFPSGLSQPKLTWKNATNDPTSEIHQLGYLLDGDLNLTSGTFVVPGGSVVKSKGAINLTGAALDAGDTTNSGTKIFTSLRDNVNITSCPSVFVQSCPSPLPAGEWGGINLTGSATDATIRSATTGTITNAAILYATTGVHILYGSSLTVTSSAIGPTFADGVLAQGTALAVSGTTFGCPVGVCSGPSSGNHGILADFSNAGSTTGLKIGGPNPADKNTFQGSVNEAIRALGLARQPVDIENNAIQNAGATGSGGSAGIYLQGADNLILRRNDVVGSGTGNVLYPAIWLDGVSHADFSGPISANTGSGNGLNVIAFHGDAKTLSWQSVGTSGKLGFIVDGNLLIAGNLTLVNGDYAPVLGGTITLQGGALVSTGAALTSLKEQTVLPSCGSVFVQKASGVCPAPTPGDWGGLVLDAGRANQLTDSEIRYAVTGISVGAPSGSRTFQNLTMTRTNIRNTSFDGLSTHSPVSINGGAFTSNGGRGIKVDLTGVTPSAFQPLTISGHAVVAGSGLDGILAIALSGHTVQLQDASVDRSGAFGINLTNADHLTLMNNTVTNSAATFPAIYLNGFSGLFANISGNRGALNGVDAIAFHGTVTDDLTWQTAHASSDPTSLLGYILDNTLTMQSPHTLTVNAGDVVKVGNGGLLNLQGVNLKADDTGISSQKVFTSLTDDSVGVLACHSAVVSGCTGVAHPGDWAGIVLSGSGANGSLVNAAVRYATTGIQITSAASSTFGSSVFGLVVSGSSIGPTGSDGITAATTAISVTTTSFSGGTHGISVDFSGAMPGTPLRLSGNRFVSTSVEAILGQALGGQPVWITDNRIQGAGTYGIRLLNADQLVLRNNNVAGSGGGPSAGANRYPGIYLPAVSGDFTGNIRGNVGSGNGLDALVFDGKVTADLTWITPSNAGSTHALGYLLDGGLTLQGGKLVVGQGA
- a CDS encoding HD domain-containing phosphohydrolase; translated protein: MAENERIPADFHKAMFRIAAIAFVTSATVNVGSSFIGGPQFDFTGIWIIGILSYVGAAVSWFFPWHRLPVERFLVVIVMPGLVLLGFMLMATGGIHSHILPIFIAPAVFMAAAYGFRTGAAIALLTAATATLPLFINGWDSYYGRTLVVLAVATMLCAYISARVRQSLLNEYETRRRQQEESYVATIGALAAALDAKDRYTEAHSRETAELAVSVGKRLHLPPDQLRLLEYGALLHDIGKIGIPGYILQKPGALTPEEFAIMREHPVIGERILASVPFLAPLGPIVRAEHERWNGSGYPDGLKGEEIPIEARIIHACDAFHAMASDRAYRKALPMAEIVAEFQKETGRQFDPRVVDVMLEVIEHEPPHITAAAQASGQPIPDASVSGPRGWAQHMQTVEALGQQLARATSIEDICNRIGATIASLVPQDQCRVLLMNDDRTRLEVVYLKGKDREEYRAVTMENAAVEVGQGIAGWVAESRRGVVLGDTEHHPKALHVPGTEMIDESMLAVPVVFEDEILAVIVVIKLGLNQYSLDQLRLLTILANQAAVAMANARLIDRLASAATIDALTGLMNRAAFEEAVNKMMLRPQSWGTLLMLDVEKLRDVNDAYGHRAGDAVLKRIAKAIRASIRSDDVASRWIGDNFAILAPGFYSAQADVLAQRIEAALQSDRVSIRWGTAEYHGDALTAQDLLAAGLKSLARKPDDVAA